The DNA sequence GGAGGGGGCTTTCGAGTTGAGGTCGAAGATGCTGTAATTGAACAGCTCAACCATTTCGTCTTCAAAATCAAGCCCCCGATACACCTGCCTGAGACTGTGCAGCCGGTTCAAATACAAGGCTGCGAGTCCGCTACGGGTAAGCGTACCAATGTCGCCCCCCGACCCTTTAATCCACATCACCTCGGTGGGCTGCCCGGTGAGCGGATCACTGGCTGTCGTCTTACAGGATGTGTTCCCACCACCGTAGTTGGTTAGCCGTAGATCGGCCCCCAGCAGGTTAGATCGGTAGAGTAACAAGGCAATGTCAGTCTCCTGCTGACTATCACTAACCAGTGATGCTGCCTTTTCGTGGTCCCAGAGATAACTGACATGCCGGAATTCCGCGGGGGACATCGGCCTGGTCGACGTATTGATCAACTCCATAATTAGATAGTATTGGCTAAGGGTCTTTATCTGATTCTGGGTGAAACTAGCCAGACATGTTCCGGGATCTTTCCTATACTGTCCTATTTTTTGGCTATTTTGACTAATATTTTGGATCAAACTAATACAACATGCTCTACAACATTAAGATAAATGATTACTCCAACACGCCTAAATACCAGCAGATCTATAACTCCATTGTTGAAGGCATTGAAAACCGGGATATTTTGCCCGGCGCGAAACTGCCTTCCATCCACGAGGTATGTGCTGAATTTGACGTAGCGAAAGGAACCGTAGAGCGGGCTTATGAACTGCTCAAAGAGAAAGAAATTATCGAAGCCGTCAAGGGCAAAGGCTTTTACATCAACTACACGCGGACCGGCAAGAACCTCAAAATATTTCTGCTGTTCAACAAGTTAAGCGCGCACAAAAAAATCATTTACGACTCCTTCGTGGAGGTGCTGGGGCCGGGGGTAGCCATCGATTTTTTCATTTATAACAACGATTTTCGATTGTTCCGGGACCTCATTCAGCGGCAGGCCCGCAACCACACGCACTACGTGATCATCGGCCACTTTTTCGAAGGGGGCGAAAAAGCCGACGAGCTCATCAACAGTCTCCCCAAGCATAAGCTGGTTATCCTCGACAAAATGCTGGAAGGCATATCCGGTACCTACGCGGCCGTATTTCAGAATTTCGAAAAAGACCTGTATCAGGCCCTGACCGATGCCCTGCCCCTGCTCCGGAAGTACACGACCATCTGTATTCTGTTCCCTTCCTACAGCTACCACCCGAAGGCGATTTTAAAAGGCTTTTACCGGTTCTGCTTCGAGTATAACTTCACAGCCCGGGTCATCCAGGATATTCAGCAGGAGCTGATCCAGCCCCAGCATGCCTACATCAACCTGATGGAGGAGGATCTGGTCGAACTCATCAAGAAGATCAAAATGACCACCTACGTTGTGGGGCAGGAAGTGGGCGTTTTGTCCTACAATGAGACGCCCCTGAAGGAGTTTCTGCTGGAAGGCATCACCGTATTGTCGACCGATTTTGCCCAGATGGGCCGGACCGCTGCGCAGCTGGTTCTGAACGGTAGCGTCGAGCACGTGGAAAATCCCTTCCGTCTGGTTGTCCGCAAATCGTTGTAACGTCGTCAGTTGGCTCCGGGCTTCCCATCGTCAGCGGGGGTAACCGGGTTGGCGGGCGGTTGCGTTTTTGTTCGCAGGCGGGCAAGCTGGTGGCCCTGCTGGCCAGTCCAGAAACGGTATTTCGATTGCCCGACCACCTGCGATCCATAGATGCCGCGGTGACCTGAACACAGGTAAGCCATGACACAGGCCAGCGCCACGTAGGAGCCACACTGCACGCCAAACAGTTCCATAGCCATGACGATGCAGGCCAGCGGGGTGTTGGCCGCCCCGGCAAAGACCGCCACGAAACCCATTCCGGCCAGCAGCGCGGTGGGCAGGGGTAGCCAGTAGGCCAGGGCATTACCGAGGGTAGCGCCAATGAAGAACAGGGGGGTTACCTCCCCCCCTTTAAATCCCGCCCCTAATGTTAGGGCGGTGAACAGCAGCTTGAAGGCAAAATCATACGGAGCCAGGGGCTGCTCAAACGCCGACACGATCACCGGCACTCCCAGGCCAACGTAGCGGGTCGTGTCCAGCACCCAGACAGCCGCAGCCACCAGCGCTCCGCCAATGAGCGGACGCAGGGGCGCGTAGGCCACCCGTTGTTTAAAAAACCGGCCAAGGGCGTGCGTCGTCTCCCCAAAGACCACCGCGCAGCCGCCGAAGACAGCCCCGGCCAGCAGTGCATAGAGTGCATACAGGGGGGTCATGGCGGGTACCGTATCGATGTGGTAATGGGTGTGCCCTACCTGCCACCAGCGGGTAACGTAGTCAGCTCCGATAGCCGCCAGAAAGGAAGGCAGAATCGCTTCGTAGCTCAACCGCCCGATCAGGAAGACTTCCAGCCCGAAAACAGCGCCAGCCAGGGGGGTGCCAAATACCGATCCAAAGCCGGCGCTGATACCCGCAATGATCACCAGCCGGCGGTCGCTGGCGCGTAGTTGAAACAGGCGGGTGAGCTGATCGGCCAGCGAGCCGCCCATTTGCAGAGCCGTTCCTTCGCGCCCCGCCGATCCACCAAAAAAATGGGTTCCAATGGTGCCCAGCAGCACCAGCGGGGCCATGCGCAGCGGGATGATCCCGGCGGGCCGATGAATGGTATCCAGGAGCAGGTTGTTCCCCGCTTCGACCGACTTACCCACGTAGTAGTAAAGCAGTCCAATCAGAAAGCCACCCAGCGGCAGCAGCGCAATGATCCAGTGATGAGCCTCGCGCCAGTTCGTTGCCCAGTCCAGGGCGACCAGAAAAAAGGCCGATGCCGAGCCAACGGCCATGGCGATCAGACTGGTCAGCAAAAGCCACTTAAGCAGAAAAAAGAAAACGGGCCAACGGCGAACGACGGGCCTTAGACGAATGAACGGATGGGGTGGGCTGGGTAGATTACGCATAGGGCCTGTGGCTACAATAAACTTGTTGTAGAGTACAGGCGCCATCAGCTCCCTCCAGATGTGGGGGGCGGTTCCGGGAAGACACCATTTCCAGTTGTATTGCCCCAAAACTACGAACGATTCGGTTTAGGGCAATACAAGCAGGACCTGCCGGTCGCTTTTTTTACTCGCGCAGCACGTTGCTGGCACCGCTCACCTGCTGGCGTACGGAGGGCTCCCCCCGGTACCGGATGGTACTGGCCCCACTGGCCTCGGCCGTGAGGGCGGTACTCACGCTCACGCGGGCGTTGCTGGCACCTGATGCATTAACAATAGCCTCGGCAACGGGGTAGGGAAATGCCTGTAAGGTAGATGACCCCGTTAGCCGGGCCGACAGGACCGCTCCCCAGCCCCCTGTTTCCAGTCTCGACGCACCGGACAGATCAACGACCAACTGCCGGGCTTCTCCGGTGAACTGGCACTTCGACGCGCCCGTCAGGGTAATACCTAGGTCGCCGGTGCTGGTGAAACCGGTAATGGTCGACTGGCTCGCACCCGAAAACGAGACGGCCCGCAGCGCTGGCATCGTAATCACGAACGACGTCTGATGGCTCCGGCTCCGGTTGTTGCGGTATTCGGCGAACAGGGTTCCGTTTCGGGTGTAGACCAACAGGTCGTCCAGGTTGCGCCGGTCGCCCTCCGCTGTAATACTGAAAGCCGGGCCTGCCTGCACGGCGATGGCAAACGCACTCCCCATGCTGAGCTGATCGAAAGCGGTGAGTGCATAGGTTTGTTTTCCCGGCTGATAGGGGCCGACATCCTCCCGAATGCAGGCGCTCAGGCCCACTGTGAAAACGATACTACCGGCGAGTTGTAAGAACGTGCTGCGTGTCATGGTCTTGATAGATTTAGATCAATCGACCAGGCAGGGCGCAGCCAACCAGCGTAGTTCGCCAACCCGTGCCTGAGTCATTACCATGACCGCCACCGTGCCGGATACCCCCACGCCCCTAGAAAAAAAAGATGAAAAAGCTGGCTAGCAAACCGGGGAGTATGTCTGTCTCCGCGGTCTGCCCCGGACACTACCAGTTCTCCATCAGCTTCGACACCGGCTCATACAGGCGGGTGTAAGCAATCTGGGCCGCGACGATGAGAAAGACGAACCCGGTAGTTCGGTTGAAAATGGTGACCACGCGGGGGGTAAAAAGCCGTTTGAGCCGGTTAGCGTAGTACGCGAGCGCCATTTCGGTGACGAATACCCCCAGCAGACTGGCCCCCATGAACCCGTACTGCTGTGCGGTATCGTAGTGCAGGTGCGACCGGATGTACGCCACGATGGTCACCCACGAGATGAAGTTGACGGGATTGAGCGCGTTGAGAAAAAAACCGGTGGTAACGTAGTAGACCGCGTTACCGAAACGGGTTTTCGGGTAAGCCAGGCGGGGGGTTCCCTTCAGAATATTGACCAGCCCCATGGCCGTCAGGAACAGTACGCCCACCAGGGCCATCAGGTGCTCAAACCCCTGCACCTTGGGAATAAACGATGTTCCCAGCAGGGCCGCGAGTATAAACAGGGCGTCACCGACGATAACGCCGAAGACGATTTTCATGCCCGACCGAAAGCCATTATCAACACTGTTCTGAATAAGGGCAAAAAAAACGGTTCCGAAGGTAAGGCACAGAGCCACACCCACTAGAAAACCGTAAAGAAGAGGTAAAACCACAGATAATAAAATTAATCAGTTGACGAGTTGCTGTACCGACTGCGTTGGCAACGCACCGGAACGAGTTACTTCCTCAACTGACAGACGTACGAACTGTTTTGTCAAATGCCCCGCAGCCGGGCCACCATCAGGAGGCCGCTCATGCTAATGGCGTCGGTGATGCGGCTGTCCATAACCATGTTGACCGCTTCGGCCAGGGGTAGTTTCCAGACGCGCAGGTCTTCGGTGTCTTCGGGTTCGTGTTCGCCCTGCACCAGTCCTTCGGCGATGTAGATAAATCCCTCCTCGTCGGTGGCCGAATTAGACGTGTGAATACGGCCGATTTGGGTCCACCGGCTGGCTTCAAGACCGGTTTCTTCCTTCAGTTCGCGCCGGGCCGATTCGAGGGGATCTGTCCCGACGGGTGAGCCACCTTCGGGTATTTCCCACGAGTATTCGTTGAGAGGATAGCGGTACTGGCCAACGAGGTAGGTGTTGCCGTCTTCGTCGATGGGAATCACCCCAACCGCTTTGTTTTTGAAACTAACGACACCGTAGATACCGGGGGTTCCGGCGGGTGTCACTACATCTTCGTGCCGGATAGACAGCCAGTTGTTTTCATACCTGACCGCTGAGTTGAGCGTTTGCCAGGGGTTTTTCGTCACGTTCATATGCCCGAAAGTACGAACTTTTCGCCTACGAATGGTTAACTTTGAAGACGACGGCCTGGACAACCGCTGCCAGTCGGTCGCTTTTCATTACTCCATGCGTACACCACAACAAGTCAAATACCGATGGATGGGCGTGTCTCTGGGACTCAGCATCATCCTGCTGGTACTTAAATTCACGGCTTACTTCCTCACTTCGTCAACGGCCATCCTCACCGATGCGGTCGAATCAATCGTTAACGTCATTGCCAGCGGATTTGCGTTTTACAGTATCTATCTCGCCGGGCTACCCCCCGATCAGAATCACCCCTACGGCCACGGAAAAGTCGAGTTTCTGTCGTCGGGTTTCGAAGGGGCCATGATCCTGTCGGCAGGTCTGGTCATCGTCTGGCAGGCCGTATTGAGCATCTTCGAACCCCACGACCTTAGCAACCTCGACTGGGGGCTGGTGCTGGTGGGTGTTACGGCAGCGGCCAACGGCTTTGTTGGCTGGATGCTTATCCGGACGGGGCGGCAAACCGACTCGCTGGCCCTCTCGGCCGATGGTCGCCACCTGCTAACCGATACCGTCAGCAGTATCATCGTCATGGTAGGCGTCGCGCTGGTGGCGCTGACGGGTCAGCGCTGGATCGACAGCGCACTGTCGCTGCTCCTGTCGGTAGTGATTATTTACAACGGATTTCAGATCACCCGTCAGTCCATTGCCCGCCTGATGGACGAAACCGACGCCCCGACGCTCGACCGGGTCGTGACGCTGCTCAACGTGCACAAAGACCGCAACTGGATCGACGTGCATAACCTGCGGGTTCAGAAGTACGGGTCCGATCTGCACATCGACTGCCACCTCACGCTACCCTACTACTGGGAGCTGAGCCGGGTTCACCACGAGGTGCATCATTTCGAGAACACCCTCAAAGATGGCTTTCAGGGAGAGGTCGAAATCTTTGTCCATACCGACCCCTGCATGAAGGAATGCTGCCAGTACTGCCGCGTAGCCGATTGCCCCGTCCGGGCGTCGGCGTTCATCCGCGACATTGACTGGACAGCCGAGAACCTCCCCCTGAACCAGAAACACTTCGTGCCGCTGGCAGTGCAGGGAGTCTGAGCGTTCAGGTCGATTGCCGTTCATCACAAATAAGAGTAGTCCTATCAACATACCATCTTATCAGGCAGCAGGGTACAGGCCTGCGGTAGGACCCCTGAACGCACTCGACTCAACCCGGATGAAAAGCATTTCGGCCCCTGTTAGCATGACCGGTTTTCCCGGCCTGCCCGCGTGGGGCGTCTGGTGGGCATGCGTGGGAATTGCCGTGCTGGGTTGTCTGGCCGGTTGCCGCCATCCGGCCAATCCTGCGCCGGCTTCACCTACCCCACCGGTTTCCACAACCGTTACGCCAACCGCAGCCGCTGCCGTCACGCTGCCCGTTGTGTATGTGGGTAGCTTCGACAATCATCTTTACGCCCTCGACACCATAACGGGTCGGCCACGCTGGACCTTCCGGGCCGATACGTCTCTTCAATCCAGCCCGACCGTAGCCTACGGCCTGCTTTATGTGGGCAGCAACGACTTCAACCTGTACGCCCTCGACGCGACCACCGGGGCGAAACGCTGGGCCTTCAAAACAGGTGCCTATATCTTTTCGAGTCCGGTCGTAGCCAACGGAATCGTATACATCGGTAGTCAGGATGGCAACCTGTACGCCATCAATGCCGGCACGGGGGATCTGATCTGGCGCTACGCGACCAAATTCGGGTTCTATTCCAGCCCCGCCGTTGCCAACGGGCTGATCTACATTGGGGGGCAGGATGGTAATCTTCATGCCCTTGACGCGGCCACCGGCAACCTGCGCTGGCGATTCGGCACCAGCAGTTACACCGTATCGAGCCCCGTGGTTTCGGGCGGCACCGTATACATCGGTAGTCAGGATACCCGGCTCTATGCCGTCGACGCGGCCACCGGCAAACGGCGCTGGGCCTTTAAAACGGGGGCCGCCGTCGACTCCAGTCCGGTTGTAGCCAACGGGGTCGTCTATGTCGGCAGCACCGACGGCGCCCTGTATGCCCTCGATGCCGCTACGGGCAGCCAGCGCTGGTTAGTTCAGACAGACGGGGTCGTGTATGCCAGTCCGGTGGTGGCCAACGGACTGGTGTACCTCGCCAGCCGTGACCACTGGCTCTATGCCCTCGATGCCGCTACGGGCAAACGGCGCTGGGCGTTCCGCACGAACTACGACATTTATTCGACGCCCGTCGTGACCGCCCGGACGATCTATGTCGGCAGCAACGACTTCAACGTCTATGCCCTCGATGCCCTGACGGGAGCGCAGCGGTGGGCGTTCCCCACCAGGGGCATCGTTGTGTCCAGCCCCGTCCTGGCGCAGCCGAACGTAATGGCTGGTCAGTATCCCTCAATCAGCGGAGCCGGTCAACTCTCCCTAACACCATGAGCCGATTCATACGCTATCTCCCCTTCTTCATCGGTCTGGGCCTGCTGCCCGTTCTGCACGCCTGTGTCGATCAGTACGACCCCGGTCTGACGGCCAATACCAACCTGCTGGTGGTGGAAGGGATCGTAACCGATCAGTCCAGCGTGCAGACCATCAGCCTGAGCCGGTCGCGGTCCAGCCGCGATAGTTTAACGAAAATCCCCATTCAGCGCGCTGCCGTCACCGTACTGGTCAACGGTTCGACCCCGGTGCGCCTGTCCGAAGTCGAACCCGGCATCTACCAGTTCCCTGCTGGCTTCAAGGGGCAGGTTGGTCAGTCGTACCAGCTTCGATTCCGAACCGAGCAGGGCGTGGCCTACGAATCATCCGTTGAAACAATGGTACCGGTGCCCCCCGTCCTGCGCGCCTACGATACGTTCAATGAGCAGGGGATCAGGACCACCGCCGACAGCCGGCCGGTTCCGACCAATGATGTGTACGTGGATTTTCAGGACCCCGGCGCGCAAACCAATTTTTATTTGTGGCGCTGGCGACTATATGAGTCCCAGCGGTGGTGCGCCACCTGCGAGCAGGGCCGCTACACCCTTACTGACCTGGGGCCGGTCGGGAGCGGACCGATCAACGTACTGGGCTGCGTCCGCGACACGACGCTGGGTATCTTCAACCTGTTCGATTACCCCTGCCGGGGGCTGTGCTGGGATATTTTTTACAGTACCGACGTCAACGTTTTCGCCGACCTGAACGCCGACGGCCGGTTGCAGGTGGGTCGTAAAGTGGCCAGCATTCCAATTTACCAGCGTGACCAGGCCCTGCTGGTCATTGAGCAACTCTCTCTGTCGCCCAATGCCTATCGGTACTACAAACTCTTTGCCGACCAGACTCAGAACACGGGCACCCTGGCCGACACTCCCCCGGCCCCTACCGTGGGTAACGTGCGGAACCTGGCTGATCCCAACGAGAACGTAGTGGGTTACTTTTCGGCTGCTTCAGTTGCCGTACTGCCGTATAAGCTTACCCGCCAGAACGTCACAACCGGCTCCTACCAGGGACTCTTCTATGCCATCAACCGGCGTTTGCCCAACGTTGAGTCACCCCGTAACGGGGGTAGTTCGGCGGGCGTCGGTGTCCCGTCGGCCATCTGCATTCCCAGCCGGACACGTACCGACCTCTTGCCACCCGGCTGGTAATGCGCCCGCTACACGTCCACTTGCCTATGCGCCACTTGCTTCTGATATCCTCGTTACTCCTGCTGGCGTCCGTTGCCTGGGCGCAGGTCGTCGTTACGCTGACGGGTACCGTCCGCGATTCGGTCAGCCAACAGCCCCTGGCCGGTGCGTCGGTTGTAGTCGACTACCGGAAGTCGCTGAGCGGCACCACCACCGATGCCAGCGGCCACTACGCCATAAAATTACCCATCGGCAATCACACCGTGGTAATCCGCAGCGTTGGGTACGTTCCCTTTCGCCGGAACGTGGACCTGATCAATGACCAGACAACGGTCAACGCGCAACTGGTCATGGTTTCCAACCAGCTGGAAGAAGTGATCGTAACCAGCAAAGGGTTTGACCGGACAATACGACAGCCGCTGCTGGGGGTGAGCCAGATCAACGTGTCGACGCTGCAGCGACTTCCGGCCGCGCTGGGTGAGGTCGACCTGCTGCGGGGGTTGCAGATGATGCCGGGCGTCACGAGCGTGGGCGAAGCCGCCAACGGGGTCAACATCCGCGGGGGTACCACCGACCAGACGCTGATCCTGCTCGACGATACGCCCATTTTCAACCCAACGCACATGTTCGGGTTATTTTCCGTTTTTCCGCCCGACGCCATGAACGGGGTCGACCTGTACAAAGGCAACGTACCCGCCCGCTACGGTGGCCGGGTAGCGTCGGTACTCGACGTAACACTGAAAAACCCCAGCCTCGACCAGTTTCGGCTGACGGGTGGCGTTAGTCTGGTATCGAACCGGCTCATGGCTGACATCCCCGTAGTGAAGGGTAAGCTGGGTATACTGGTGGCGGGCCGGGGCGCCTTCAACGATTTTCTGCTTCCACTGGCATCGGCGCGGCTGGATAATATCCGCGCCAAATTCGGCGATGGAGTGTTCAAAGCCTTCTGGCGAATTAACGACCGGAACACCCTGACGGCCATGGGCTACGGCAGCTACGATTTTTTCCAGACCGAGCTGCTGGGTAACCTGCCCAACGTGAACGGTACGGCTACGCAGTATGATCACCGGACAACCAACGCCATGGCGCGCTGGCTGAGCGTTCTGACGCCCCGGCTGAATCTGCAAACGACGGTGGTCTACGCCCGCTACGTCCCCCGAATTCTGTCGCCCGAGCTGAACGTCGACAACAGAATTGTGCTCCGGTCGGGGCTGTTGCAGCGCCAGGCCAAGTCGAATCTGAACTACCAGCTGGCTACCCATAAGCTGGAAGTGGGCATTGACGCGACCCACTACCGCGTAGAACCGGGAACCCTGCTGCCCGGCACCAGCCAGAGCGTGAACTACGTGACTACTCCCGTCGAAAACGCCCTCGAAACCGCGCTCCTTGCCGATGACGAGTTCGCCCTGGGGCCAAACCTGGCGATCTCGGCGGGGTTGCGCTACTCCCGGTTTCTGTCGCTGGGTCCGTCGCTGGTACGCCGGTATGCTCCCGGCGTACCCGTCGACGATTTCTCGGTCATCGACTCAACCCGCTATGGCCGGGGGGCGGTATCCAGCACCTACGGCGGGTTCGAGCCCCGGCTGGGTGTGCGGTATGCACTGGGGGCCAATGCCTCGATCAAGGCCGGCTACAACCTCATGCGGCAGTATTTGCAGGTGGTGACGAACACAACGACGCCCCTGCCTACGGCCCGCTGGAAAACAGCTGATGCGCACGTGCAGCCCCAGATCAGCCAGCTGGTGTCGGCGGGTTATTTTCAAAACATCAAACAAAATACGTACGAACTGTCCATCGAAGCTTACTACCGGGCCACGCAGCACATCATCGATTACAAGCCGGGGGCCAACTTCCTGCTCCAGCCCTACCCCGAAACCCAGCTCCTGCAGGGCCGCTCGAAGGCCTACGGGGTGGAAACGATGCTAACCAAGAAGAAAGGTGAGCTGACCGGCTGGCTCAACTATACCTACGCCCGCACCGTCAATCAGGTCAACGAGGGGGCGGGTGTGCAGGAACGGATCAATGGTGGCAACTGGTATCCCGCTAACTACGACCGGCCACATAGTGTGAACGCATCGATCAGTATTGCTGCCGACAAGCACAATACGTTCGGGTTCACGCTGGCCTACAGCACCGGCCGGCCCTACACGGCACCGCAGGGCTACGTGATCAGCCAGGGACAGCCGTTTCCTTACTACAATGAGCGCAACCAGGCCCGCCTGCCCGACTACCACCGGCTCGATTTTTCCTGGAATATTTACAACCCCAGTATGCGCCCCCGGCACTGGCAGGGCAACTGGGTATTTACGGTATATAATCTGTATGGTCGAAAAAACGCGTATTCCGTTTTCTTCCGAACCGAGAACGGCAGCACGCAGGCCTACAAACTCCAGCTATTTGCGGCCCCAATTCTCTCGCTCACCTACAACTTCGTGCTGAAGTAAGTTGCCCACCCGCAAACAAAAAAATCCTGCCGGTGGTCAAATGCCCCGACAGGATTAGTTACTACCAAAACAACTATGAGAAAATAACCCGTATCAACTGACAATCTGCCATTGATCTGGCAGTTAGTTCGTAGGCAAGTTCACGCGCAAACTTAACAAGGGGCTTAAGATTAGCTTAGAATTAGCTTAGAACGCACCCCACGGCCGTTTTCGGGCTTATGGGGCAGGCTTTTCGGGCCGTCGTTACGTCAGTGCTGATCGGGTTTTGACGTTGTCGTGGCAGGATACAAGCGTTTGATCAGTAACTCCATGGTTAGTCCCTGCCCCATTACCGAGCACAGCACAACGGCATAGGTAACCGTTACGATCAGGTCTTTGTAAGGCACCGCGTTACTGATCGACAGTGCCAGCGCAATGGATATGCCTCCTCGCAAACCACCCCAGGTGAGCATGACCGGGGCTCTGTTGTCGAGGTTGAGCCACTGGCGGGTTAGCCGGTAGGGAATAAGAATTGAGAGGTAACGAGCCGACAACACGATGATTACGGCCAGCACACAAAGCATCCAGTAGTCGGTCTTCAGCTCGATAATGAGCAGTTCGATACCGATCAACACAAATAACAGCGCATTCAGAATCACGTCGAGCAACTCCCAGAAACGCGCTACGTATTCCTCGGTAACGGCGCTCATGGCATACTGGCGGGCGGGTGAATTAACAAACAGGCCCGCCACCACCATAGCCAGCGGCCCCGATACGTGCAGGTAGTGGGCCAGCGCATACCCCCCCATCACACCCGCCAGGGTAATGAGCACTTCGGTCTGGTAGTGATCTACCGACCGCATAAGCCGGTACATACCGTAGCCGAGTACGATACCATACACAACGCCCCCAACGGCTTCCTGCAAAAACAACCCGGCAATTTCACCGGTCGTAATGCTCTCAGACCCATTCAGCACGATCTGGTAGATGGTAGCAAATACCACCACGCCCACGCCATCATTGAAAAGCGATTCACCCACGATGTTGAGCTTCACACTTTCGGGCAGTTTAAACTTGGCCAGTATACCCAGAACCGCAATGGGGTCGGTGGGCGAAATCAGGGCGCCAAACAGCAGGCAGAGGGGGTAGTTGAGCGGATAACCAACCCAACCGGCTGCGTAATACAAGCCCGTAGCGACCAGAAACGTAGAGATCATGACGCCGACCAGCGCAAAGAGCATGATAGACCGTCGCTCGGCCAGCAGCTTTGCCGAGTCGGTATGGAACGCCCCCGCAAACAGCAGGAAACTCAGCATGACGTTGAACAGGATGTCGTAGAAGTCAATCTGCTGAACAGCCTGCTTAACGAGTACGAACCAATCCGGCCGCACCGCATTGATGAGCAATATGGTCGTCGAGAACAGTACTGACACCATCATGATCCCGATGGCGTCGGGCAGCTTCAGAAAACGCGTGTTTATGTAGGCGAAAACTGCCGATACGACAATAAGAACGCTCAGTAGATCAAATAACTCCATATGTATTACGTAAACAGGGTGAGACAGAAGTGCGGAATTGGTGCAACCGGCCGGGCTACCGGGTACGATGGCGGCTTAACGGTAGTGTCACAGGCGTTACACTCATTTACCGGATGAGGGCTGGTACGTCGGTCAGGAAGGCGATGAGCAGGGACAGCAAAAACAGGCCGATCATCAGGATCAGTAAATAATCGGGCTGGCGGGGTGGCTGTGGTTGCCTTAGTGGCTCCGACTCCTGCTCTGGTCTATTGAGTAAACGAAACATGGTTCAAAACTATCGGCAGGTACTTAGACGCTCCTAAGAAGCAACTTAGAATTTACTTAGAAAGGCAATGAATTTATCCGGATAGGCGGTAAGGCTCCCGAAAGCCCATGAGCTGACCCGTATTCCCTACGCGGCAGCAACCGGCTGGCGGGGTAGCTCCACCCGAAACACGTTGGACTCACCTTCGGCTGACCGTACCGTCAGCCGTCCCCGGTGCAGCCGCACGATCTGCTGCACCAGCGACAGGCCAACACCATACCCGCGGACGTCGGCGGTTTGCCGGGCGCGGTAAAACGGCTCGAAAATGTAAGGCAGGTCCGTGGCCGGAATAGCGGCCCCGTCATTCTCGACCCGAATATAAACAGTCTCTTTCCGGAACTCGACCGCTATCAGCGCCCGCCCATCCGTCGAAAACTTGCAGGCGTTTTCGGTCAGGTTTTTGAGGGCGGTCCGCAGCAGGGCCAGGTTACCGGTAATGGTGAGCTGGTCAAAATCCTCGGGCAGTTCGCCCAGGTCTACCTGCACTTCATAGCGGGGATTGATGGCGCTCACCTCCTGGCGGACATCCCAGATGATTTCGT is a window from the Spirosoma rigui genome containing:
- a CDS encoding LysE family translocator; the encoded protein is MVLPLLYGFLVGVALCLTFGTVFFALIQNSVDNGFRSGMKIVFGVIVGDALFILAALLGTSFIPKVQGFEHLMALVGVLFLTAMGLVNILKGTPRLAYPKTRFGNAVYYVTTGFFLNALNPVNFISWVTIVAYIRSHLHYDTAQQYGFMGASLLGVFVTEMALAYYANRLKRLFTPRVVTIFNRTTGFVFLIVAAQIAYTRLYEPVSKLMENW
- a CDS encoding GIN domain-containing protein, encoding MTRSTFLQLAGSIVFTVGLSACIREDVGPYQPGKQTYALTAFDQLSMGSAFAIAVQAGPAFSITAEGDRRNLDDLLVYTRNGTLFAEYRNNRSRSHQTSFVITMPALRAVSFSGASQSTITGFTSTGDLGITLTGASKCQFTGEARQLVVDLSGASRLETGGWGAVLSARLTGSSTLQAFPYPVAEAIVNASGASNARVSVSTALTAEASGASTIRYRGEPSVRQQVSGASNVLRE
- a CDS encoding NUDIX domain-containing protein, encoding MNVTKNPWQTLNSAVRYENNWLSIRHEDVVTPAGTPGIYGVVSFKNKAVGVIPIDEDGNTYLVGQYRYPLNEYSWEIPEGGSPVGTDPLESARRELKEETGLEASRWTQIGRIHTSNSATDEEGFIYIAEGLVQGEHEPEDTEDLRVWKLPLAEAVNMVMDSRITDAISMSGLLMVARLRGI
- a CDS encoding voltage-gated chloride channel family protein, whose amino-acid sequence is MRNLPSPPHPFIRLRPVVRRWPVFFFLLKWLLLTSLIAMAVGSASAFFLVALDWATNWREAHHWIIALLPLGGFLIGLLYYYVGKSVEAGNNLLLDTIHRPAGIIPLRMAPLVLLGTIGTHFFGGSAGREGTALQMGGSLADQLTRLFQLRASDRRLVIIAGISAGFGSVFGTPLAGAVFGLEVFLIGRLSYEAILPSFLAAIGADYVTRWWQVGHTHYHIDTVPAMTPLYALYALLAGAVFGGCAVVFGETTHALGRFFKQRVAYAPLRPLIGGALVAAAVWVLDTTRYVGLGVPVIVSAFEQPLAPYDFAFKLLFTALTLGAGFKGGEVTPLFFIGATLGNALAYWLPLPTALLAGMGFVAVFAGAANTPLACIVMAMELFGVQCGSYVALACVMAYLCSGHRGIYGSQVVGQSKYRFWTGQQGHQLARLRTKTQPPANPVTPADDGKPGAN
- a CDS encoding GntR family transcriptional regulator — encoded protein: MLYNIKINDYSNTPKYQQIYNSIVEGIENRDILPGAKLPSIHEVCAEFDVAKGTVERAYELLKEKEIIEAVKGKGFYINYTRTGKNLKIFLLFNKLSAHKKIIYDSFVEVLGPGVAIDFFIYNNDFRLFRDLIQRQARNHTHYVIIGHFFEGGEKADELINSLPKHKLVILDKMLEGISGTYAAVFQNFEKDLYQALTDALPLLRKYTTICILFPSYSYHPKAILKGFYRFCFEYNFTARVIQDIQQELIQPQHAYINLMEEDLVELIKKIKMTTYVVGQEVGVLSYNETPLKEFLLEGITVLSTDFAQMGRTAAQLVLNGSVEHVENPFRLVVRKSL
- a CDS encoding cation diffusion facilitator family transporter — protein: MRTPQQVKYRWMGVSLGLSIILLVLKFTAYFLTSSTAILTDAVESIVNVIASGFAFYSIYLAGLPPDQNHPYGHGKVEFLSSGFEGAMILSAGLVIVWQAVLSIFEPHDLSNLDWGLVLVGVTAAANGFVGWMLIRTGRQTDSLALSADGRHLLTDTVSSIIVMVGVALVALTGQRWIDSALSLLLSVVIIYNGFQITRQSIARLMDETDAPTLDRVVTLLNVHKDRNWIDVHNLRVQKYGSDLHIDCHLTLPYYWELSRVHHEVHHFENTLKDGFQGEVEIFVHTDPCMKECCQYCRVADCPVRASAFIRDIDWTAENLPLNQKHFVPLAVQGV